The Bacillus sp. FJAT-27916 genomic interval CCTTTGGATTCCACAGTTAGCCGGGCAGAAATATGCCATGAGTGATATGGTCACCACCTTGCGTTTAGCGGCTGATGAGGAAGGAGAATATCACGGACGCAATGCGAACTTCAGTGGTGAAGGCTTCGCTCAAATGGATTTCATATGTGAAGCCATGACCGAAGAAGATTTCAATGACTGGGTTGATGAGGTCCAAGCAACCGCAGACCCATTGACAGAGGAAGAGTTTGATAAACTGCTTGATACCGAATACATGGGAATCGCTACCTACTCTTCTACTCACCTAGAGTTTAGACCAGCTCCTGTATGGCCATTCCATCAGCCCGAAGAGGATGAAGATGGCGGAACAGGAACAGGCGGACATAATCACTAACCTTTAGAGAAAGGAGATACCACCATGAAATGGGATGAGTTTTTTGTTACAGGCGATCCGCTTATATATGGCGCAATGGTCAGTATCGTTGTGGCCACATTAGCCATCTTGATTACATTGGCCGTAACGAAAAGATACGGCTGGCTATGGCGGGAATGGCTGACAACTGTTGACCATAAACGCATTGGCATCATGTATATCCTAGCTGCACTCTTGATGCTTTTCCGCGGCGGTGTCGATGCACTAATGATGCGTCTTCAGCTTGCGACACCTGATATGGCATTCTTGGCTTCACAGCACTATAACGAAGTTTTTTCAACTCACGGAACGATTATGATTTTGTTCATGGCTATGCCCTTTGTGCTTGGCATGATGAACCTAGTGGTCCCGCTGCAAATCGGGGCAAGAGATGTTGCGTTCCCTGTTTTGAACGCAGTCAGCTTCTGGCTATTCTTTGCAGGGGCGATGCTTTATAATTTATCCTTTGTCATCGGCGGTTCACCAGATGCCGGCTGGAGTGCTTATTTCCCGCTTGCTAGCAATGAATTCAGCGCAAGTGTCGGACATAACTACTACTCCATTGCCATTCAGCTCTCCGGTCTAGGAACATTGATGACTGGGATTAACTTTATCGTAACGATTATGAAAATGAGAGCACCAGGCATGAAACTTTGGAAAATGCCGATGTTTACATGGGCAACATTAATTACATGCATTATTATTTTATTTGCTTTCCCTGCTTTTACCGTTTCCCTAGCCCAAATGATGTTTGATCGTCTATTCGGCACACAGTTCTTTGCCATGTCTAATGGCGGGATGGATATGCTTTGGGCCAATAACTTCTGGATTTGGGGACATCCTGAGGTATATATCGTTGTCCTCCCTGCATTTGGGATCTTTAGCGATGTCATTTCAACCTTTGCACGGAGAAATATTTATGGATATAAATCCATGATATTCAGTATGTTCGCCATTTCCATCTTGTCATTCCTTGTCTGGGCCCACCATTTCTATACAATGGGCCACAGTGCAGCTGTCAATGACTTCTTCGCCATTGCGACTATGGCCATTGCAGTGCCGACAGGAATCAAAATCTTTAACTGGTTGTTCACTCTATATAAAGGCAAGATTGTCTTCCCTACGGCGATGCTGTTCTCTCTCGCCTTCATTCCAATCTTTACGATTGGCGGGATAACAGGTGTCATGCTCGCGATGGCAAGTGCGGATTACCAATATCATAATACGATGTTCCTGGTTGCCCACTTCCATTACGTGCTCATTCCTGGTACAGTATTCGGTATGCTTGCCGGGGTTTATTATTGGTTCCCGAAACTTTTCGGCTTCCGCTTGAATGAGAAAATTGGCAAGATCAGCTTCTGGCTTATCGCGATTTTCTTTAATGTGACCTTCTTGCCATTGTTCTATCTAGGTCTCGATGGGATGGCTCGCCGGATGTACACCTATTCTGCGGCAACTGGATATGGTCCGCTCAATCTTGTGTCATCAATCGGTGCCGTCTTCTTGGCAACAGGATTTGCGCTCATTTTCTACAATGTCATCTATAGTGCACTTAAGAGTCCTAGAGAGCATCTTGCTGACCCGTGGGATGGACGGACACTTGAATGGTCAATCCCAAGCCCGGCACCATTTTATAACTTTGCCGTAACCCCTGAGATTCAATCAGAAGAGCCGGTCTGGGATTATAAGAGAAAAGGCATCCCAATCTATCGGGATAAAATAACGCCGATACACATGCCTAGCAACTCAGGAAAACCGGTTATCATGGGAATCTTCTTCTTCTTGTGGGGCTTCTGCATGGTATTTAGCTGGTGGATTCCATCAATCATTTTCGGAGCGGCTGTATTCATCATCTTAGCCACCCGTTCCTTTGAACGTGACCATGGCTATTATGTACCAGTAGATGAGATTATCGCAACCGAAAACAAGCTGAGAGGTGAGAACCAATGAAGGTAGATACTAGCCTGCCATTAGAATATAGCACCGAAGAGAATCGCTTGAAAATCTTTGGATTCTGGCTCTTTCTTGGAGCAGAGATTGCCTTGTTCTCTATGCTGTTTGCCACCTATTTCACCTTGGTCAACGGAACAGGCGATGGACCGACAGCATCAGAAATATTCGAGCTCAAACCCGTTATTGCAGAAACCTTTGTTCTCTTGACGAGCAGCTTTACATGCGGATTGGCGGTTCACAGCATGCGCTTGAACTATAAAAAACCGATGATGACCTTCTTTATCATCACCATGTGTCTTGGTCTTGTCTTCCTTGGCGTTGAAATCATGGAATTTGTCACCTATGTCGGTGAAGGAGCGACCATGCAGACTAGCGGTTTCCTATCAAGCTTGTTCATGCTCCTTGGTACACATGGCGCTCATGTCACATTCGGTTTGTTCTGGGGATTATGTATCCTCATTCAAGTTGTACGTGAGGGCTTTACTGCTCATACAGCGAACAAATTCTTTATTTATTCACTGTATTGGCACTTCCTTGATGTTGTCTGGATTTTCATTTTCAGCTTCGTTTATTTGAAAGGGATGATTTAAGATGGTGAAGCAGCTTTTTCCGATTAAGCATGTCATGGGATATCTCTTATCCCTTGTCTTGACTTTCATAGCCCTTTCCGTCGCCTATTACGACGTATCCTATGCGACTGGGATGGGAATCTTAAGCATAACGGCGATCATTCAGGCCAGCGTGCAGCTCTTCTTGTTCATGCATGTCAGTGAATCCTCAGACAAGCATACTGTCTATCTCAATATCATTTTTGCCATCTTTATCGCGCTCGTCATTGTCTTTGGAACCCTGTTTACAATGATTTGGGGACATGCAGGACATTAAGAGGCGGAACATTTAAAGGCATTGACCAGTATTGGTCAATGCCTTTTTTAGTGGATTTACGAATGGTTTCACAAACAAATTAGGGGTGCTCATTTACTTCCCTATCATCTTAAAAAGCCAAATCAAATTCGATTTGGCTCCTTAGAAAATCTTTTTCTTGCCTCGGTCCTCAATAATAATTTCCACCGCTTCACGAAAACGCTGAGAGTGGACAATCTCCCTCTCACGCAGGAAACGAAGCCCATCATTCAAATCAGGGTCATCTGACATATTGATGATCCATTGATACGTTGCTCTTGCCTTTTCCTCTGCAGCAATATCCTCATAAAGGTCGGCAATCGGATCCCCTTTCGCCTGGATATAAGATGCTGTAAACGGGACACCAGCGGCATTATGATAATAGAGAGCAGAATCATGGTTCACGTAATGATCGCCGAGGCCTGCATCACGCAATTGCTGAGGCGTTGCATCCTTTGTCAGTTTATATACCATTGTTGCAATCATTTCTAAGTGACTAAGCTCTTCGGTGGCAATATCGTTCAGCAAACCGACTACAGGATCAGGAATGGTATAACGCTGATTCATATAACGAAGGGCAGCAGCGAGCTCTCCATCGGCCCCGCCGTATTGCTCAATTAAGTATTTAGCCAATGTGGGATTACATGTGCTCACCCGCACAGGATATTGCAATTTCTTTTCATAGAACCACATTTGTTCTGCACCCCCTCATTAAATTTGCCATGGCCATGGATACGTTCCCCAGCCCCAGTTGGCGTCTGTGTAACTATTTCCGAATTGCTGAAGCGGACCGTACTTGGATTCGAACTGCTGCTTCAATTGCTTCGATTGATGAGCAAGCTCGTTAAATTGCTGCATTCTTTCAAGGTCCTTCGGATGTGTGTCAAGGTAAAGGGTCAATTCGACGATGGCAAAATCAAGTGCCTGAATTTCTTCTAGCAACTGATAGAACTCATCCGGCAATTGCTGCTTCATCGCTGGCTACCTCCTTTTCCCTTCATACGGATTCTCATAATATTCATACAGGGCTTTCCAAAGGGTTCCTCTCTTCAAAGCTTCTCTCGGGGTAAATTGTTCAAGATTAGGCGGCTGAAATCCTAAATACAGATTAGGGGGTGTCGAATAATATTTCTTCCCGATCGGCGGACACGGGTCAAATCGGCTATGGAATGGCGTATATGCCTTCATTGAGGTGAACGGCTCTCTATTCTGCTCTGACATGCACAGGCACCTTCCTTTACGAAAAGATCACTTCCCATAAAGCGTACGTTCAACCTCTCCTTAATATGACTGAAGATTAGCGGACAAGAAAAAGACCCTCTGCTCGTCCATGGCGGCAGAAGGTCCTTGTTAATGAGAGATTCGCTCTACTATCTCGAGCCGATTCCCAAAAGGATCTTCAAGAAAGATTCGATTGGCGTCCGGCAATTCAACGTCCTCAATATACGAAATACCTGATTCCGACAAATGTGCCTTTACTATCTCAAGCTCCTCTGCTCGAAAGGCTGGATGAGCTTTTTTGGCCGGAATAAATGCTTCTTCAACTCCCAGATGGAGCTCATAGTCATTGAATTTAAACCATATACCGCCACGTTTCGCTAATTCCGCTGGTTTTTCAATCATCTCTAACCCAAGTATGCCATGATAAAAATCACGTGCCCTGTCTTCTCCACCTTTTGGCATTGCCAGCAAAACATGATCGAACGCTTTAAAAGACATTTTTACCCCGTCCTCTCCATTTCCCTTTACCTTAAATATACTGAAACATTTATGGCTTTCCCATGTCTCATTTCTTATAAGAATATATAATGAATCCTTATCTGTTATCTCAACTATTTGTATTTTCACGAAAAATAAAATACGATTAATAAGACACTAATTAGAAGCAGTACTTATTTGGAAATTAGGTGAAGGAAAGCAATGTCCATTCTAGTTGTTGACGATAATAAAGTGAATTTATTTGTAATTGAAACCATATTGAAGCAAGCAGGCTATAAGAATATTAAAATGGCCGACTCAGCAAAGACCATGTTCAATCTCTTAGAAGAAGACCGCCTAAAGAATGGGAACAGTACGTTTAATCTTATTCTCCTGGATATTATGATGCCTGAGATGGATGGCATCGCTGCTTGTAAACAATTACAGAATTGTCCCGAGTATAAAGATATACCCGTTATTTTTGTTACTGCACTTGGGGACACCCATAAGCTGGCCGAGGCACTTGATGCCGGAGGCACCGACTATATCATGAAACCAATCAATAAGGTTGAGCTTCTCGCCCGTATGAGGGTGGCCTTAAGACTGAAGGAAGAGAAGGATTGGCATAAAGAGCAAGAGGAAAAGATCAGCTACGAGCTGAATTTAGCTTCCATGGTTCAAAGAAGTATTTTAAGCGATCCGATTGCAAATGAAGATATCTCGATAAAGACGTCCTACAAGCCTTCATTCAATTTGGCTGGCGATATGTATTATTGGCATCAAATTGACGAGCATCGCTACGCCGTCTTTTTATTTGATATGATGGGACATGGGATACCCGCCTCCTTAATGTGTATGTATATTTCATCCATCATGCGGGATGCTGTCCGTAATCTGATTGAACCTGAGAAAGTCATACTTGAATTGAACCGGTCGATGACCATGCTTGACGA includes:
- the qoxB gene encoding cytochrome aa3 quinol oxidase subunit I; its protein translation is MKWDEFFVTGDPLIYGAMVSIVVATLAILITLAVTKRYGWLWREWLTTVDHKRIGIMYILAALLMLFRGGVDALMMRLQLATPDMAFLASQHYNEVFSTHGTIMILFMAMPFVLGMMNLVVPLQIGARDVAFPVLNAVSFWLFFAGAMLYNLSFVIGGSPDAGWSAYFPLASNEFSASVGHNYYSIAIQLSGLGTLMTGINFIVTIMKMRAPGMKLWKMPMFTWATLITCIIILFAFPAFTVSLAQMMFDRLFGTQFFAMSNGGMDMLWANNFWIWGHPEVYIVVLPAFGIFSDVISTFARRNIYGYKSMIFSMFAISILSFLVWAHHFYTMGHSAAVNDFFAIATMAIAVPTGIKIFNWLFTLYKGKIVFPTAMLFSLAFIPIFTIGGITGVMLAMASADYQYHNTMFLVAHFHYVLIPGTVFGMLAGVYYWFPKLFGFRLNEKIGKISFWLIAIFFNVTFLPLFYLGLDGMARRMYTYSAATGYGPLNLVSSIGAVFLATGFALIFYNVIYSALKSPREHLADPWDGRTLEWSIPSPAPFYNFAVTPEIQSEEPVWDYKRKGIPIYRDKITPIHMPSNSGKPVIMGIFFFLWGFCMVFSWWIPSIIFGAAVFIILATRSFERDHGYYVPVDEIIATENKLRGENQ
- the qoxC gene encoding cytochrome aa3 quinol oxidase subunit III, which encodes MKVDTSLPLEYSTEENRLKIFGFWLFLGAEIALFSMLFATYFTLVNGTGDGPTASEIFELKPVIAETFVLLTSSFTCGLAVHSMRLNYKKPMMTFFIITMCLGLVFLGVEIMEFVTYVGEGATMQTSGFLSSLFMLLGTHGAHVTFGLFWGLCILIQVVREGFTAHTANKFFIYSLYWHFLDVVWIFIFSFVYLKGMI
- the qoxD gene encoding cytochrome aa3 quinol oxidase subunit IV, translating into MKQLFPIKHVMGYLLSLVLTFIALSVAYYDVSYATGMGILSITAIIQASVQLFLFMHVSESSDKHTVYLNIIFAIFIALVIVFGTLFTMIWGHAGH
- a CDS encoding manganese catalase family protein, with product MWFYEKKLQYPVRVSTCNPTLAKYLIEQYGGADGELAAALRYMNQRYTIPDPVVGLLNDIATEELSHLEMIATMVYKLTKDATPQQLRDAGLGDHYVNHDSALYYHNAAGVPFTASYIQAKGDPIADLYEDIAAEEKARATYQWIINMSDDPDLNDGLRFLREREIVHSQRFREAVEIIIEDRGKKKIF
- a CDS encoding spore coat protein CotJB, whose translation is MKQQLPDEFYQLLEEIQALDFAIVELTLYLDTHPKDLERMQQFNELAHQSKQLKQQFESKYGPLQQFGNSYTDANWGWGTYPWPWQI
- a CDS encoding spore coat associated protein CotJA, with protein sequence MSEQNREPFTSMKAYTPFHSRFDPCPPIGKKYYSTPPNLYLGFQPPNLEQFTPREALKRGTLWKALYEYYENPYEGKRR
- a CDS encoding VOC family protein translates to MSFKAFDHVLLAMPKGGEDRARDFYHGILGLEMIEKPAELAKRGGIWFKFNDYELHLGVEEAFIPAKKAHPAFRAEELEIVKAHLSESGISYIEDVELPDANRIFLEDPFGNRLEIVERISH
- a CDS encoding fused response regulator/phosphatase, which gives rise to MSILVVDDNKVNLFVIETILKQAGYKNIKMADSAKTMFNLLEEDRLKNGNSTFNLILLDIMMPEMDGIAACKQLQNCPEYKDIPVIFVTALGDTHKLAEALDAGGTDYIMKPINKVELLARMRVALRLKEEKDWHKEQEEKISYELNLASMVQRSILSDPIANEDISIKTSYKPSFNLAGDMYYWHQIDEHRYAVFLFDMMGHGIPASLMCMYISSIMRDAVRNLIEPEKVILELNRSMTMLDDHAKTTSYYLTGIYLLIDTEKKTIDYVNAGHPPCYLYIDDSELVHLGQRNTAIGFFDRMEVKKSTIHYADSFQVLLFTDGVVEAIDDDENKAISHLQTIASRQWTDEEAASPLDIILPKERQKNQQDDMCVIIVRG